From one Sesamum indicum cultivar Zhongzhi No. 13 linkage group LG13, S_indicum_v1.0, whole genome shotgun sequence genomic stretch:
- the LOC105175995 gene encoding SRSF protein kinase 1 isoform X1 encodes MSSSSSGSEEEDEGLDSYRKGGYHAVKIADSFAGGRYIAQKKLGWGEFSTVWLAYDTQSSKYVALKIQKSAPQFAEAALHEIQILSAITKGDPSNTKFVGHLIDHFKHAGPNGQHSCMVLEFLGENLLRLIKYNRYKGLAMTQVREICKCILIALDYLHRELKLIHTDLKLENILLYSTIVPSKDPVRSGTAPVLRRPTASEGTNSNYVLAVNSSEKKLKQKARKAVARISERRGFVEGVGKGGRCLDGIDLRCKVVDFGNACWESKPLAQEIQTRQYRAPEVIVESGYSFPVDMWSFACIAFELATGEMMFTPTAGEGYSEDEDHLALMMELLGKIPRKMTACGARSKDYFNKYGDLKRIRRLKNLSLEKLLVEKYTFSVTDAHEFVGFLCPLLDFDPEKRPTAQQCLQHPWLNISS; translated from the exons ATGTCTTCCTCCTCATCAGGAtcagaagaagaggatgaaggATTGGATTCGTACAGAAAAGGAGGATACCATGCTGTCAAAATTGCTGATTCATTCGCTGGTGGTCGATACATCGCCCAAAAGAAACTCGGTTGGGGTGAGTTCTCCACCGTTTGGCTCGCCTATGATACTCAATCCTCC AAATATGTGGCCTTGAAGATCCAAAAAAGCGCACCACAATTTGCTGAAGCTGCCCTTCATGAGATACAAATCCTTTCTGCTATTACCAAAGGTGATCCCTCAAACACTAAGTTCGTGGGACACCTAATAGACCACTTTAAACATGCTGGTCCGAACGGGCAACACTCATGCATGGTCCTGGAATTCCTTGGTGAAAACTTGCTACGTCTTATCAAGTACAATCGATACAAGGGTCTTGCAATGACCCAAGTTAGGGAGATATGCAAATGCATTTTGATTGCTCTAGATTATCTGCACAGGGAGCTCAAACTCATACACACTGACCTCAAACTAGAAAACATTCTTCTATATTCTACCATTGTTCCTTCAAAAGATCCAGTCAGGTCGGGAACGGCTCCGGTTCTTCGACGGCCGACGGCGAGCGAGGGGACGAATTCGAATTACGTATTAGCAGTAAATAGTAGTGAGAAAAAGCTGAAACAAAAGGCGAGAAAAGCAGTGGCAAGAATATCAGAAAGGCGAGGTTTCGTCGAAGGAGTAGGGAAGGGGGGGAGATGTTTGGATGGGATTGATTTGAGATGTAAGGTTGTTGATTTTGGGAATGCATGCTGGGAAAGTAAGCCACTAGCTCAAGAAATTCAAACTAGACAGTATAGAGCTCCAGAAGTTATAGTTGAATCAGGCTATTCTTTCCCTGTTGATATGTGGTCCTTTGCGTGTATTGCATTTGAGCTTGCAACTGGTGAGATGATGTTTACTCCCACCGCTGGAGAAGGCTACAGTGAAGATGAG GATCACCTTGCTTTGATGATGGAGCTCCTTGGAAAGATCCCTCGCAAG ATGACCGCATGTGGGGCTCGATCCAAGGattatttcaacaaatatgGTGATCTAAAGAGGATTCGGAGATTGAAGAACTTGTCTTTGGAGAAACTActtgttgaaaaatatacgTTTTCCGTGACTGATGCTCATGAATTTGTTGGTTTTCTTTGTCCCTTACTTGATTTTGACCCAGAGAAGCGACCAACTGCTCAACAGTGCCTACAACACCCTTGGCTTAATATCAGTAGTTAG
- the LOC105175995 gene encoding probable serine/threonine-protein kinase sky1 isoform X2 has protein sequence MKDWIRTEKEDTMLSKLLIHSLVVDTSPKRNSVGKYVALKIQKSAPQFAEAALHEIQILSAITKGDPSNTKFVGHLIDHFKHAGPNGQHSCMVLEFLGENLLRLIKYNRYKGLAMTQVREICKCILIALDYLHRELKLIHTDLKLENILLYSTIVPSKDPVRSGTAPVLRRPTASEGTNSNYVLAVNSSEKKLKQKARKAVARISERRGFVEGVGKGGRCLDGIDLRCKVVDFGNACWESKPLAQEIQTRQYRAPEVIVESGYSFPVDMWSFACIAFELATGEMMFTPTAGEGYSEDEDHLALMMELLGKIPRKMTACGARSKDYFNKYGDLKRIRRLKNLSLEKLLVEKYTFSVTDAHEFVGFLCPLLDFDPEKRPTAQQCLQHPWLNISS, from the exons atgaaggATTGGATTCGTACAGAAAAGGAGGATACCATGCTGTCAAAATTGCTGATTCATTCGCTGGTGGTCGATACATCGCCCAAAAGAAACTCGGTTGGG AAATATGTGGCCTTGAAGATCCAAAAAAGCGCACCACAATTTGCTGAAGCTGCCCTTCATGAGATACAAATCCTTTCTGCTATTACCAAAGGTGATCCCTCAAACACTAAGTTCGTGGGACACCTAATAGACCACTTTAAACATGCTGGTCCGAACGGGCAACACTCATGCATGGTCCTGGAATTCCTTGGTGAAAACTTGCTACGTCTTATCAAGTACAATCGATACAAGGGTCTTGCAATGACCCAAGTTAGGGAGATATGCAAATGCATTTTGATTGCTCTAGATTATCTGCACAGGGAGCTCAAACTCATACACACTGACCTCAAACTAGAAAACATTCTTCTATATTCTACCATTGTTCCTTCAAAAGATCCAGTCAGGTCGGGAACGGCTCCGGTTCTTCGACGGCCGACGGCGAGCGAGGGGACGAATTCGAATTACGTATTAGCAGTAAATAGTAGTGAGAAAAAGCTGAAACAAAAGGCGAGAAAAGCAGTGGCAAGAATATCAGAAAGGCGAGGTTTCGTCGAAGGAGTAGGGAAGGGGGGGAGATGTTTGGATGGGATTGATTTGAGATGTAAGGTTGTTGATTTTGGGAATGCATGCTGGGAAAGTAAGCCACTAGCTCAAGAAATTCAAACTAGACAGTATAGAGCTCCAGAAGTTATAGTTGAATCAGGCTATTCTTTCCCTGTTGATATGTGGTCCTTTGCGTGTATTGCATTTGAGCTTGCAACTGGTGAGATGATGTTTACTCCCACCGCTGGAGAAGGCTACAGTGAAGATGAG GATCACCTTGCTTTGATGATGGAGCTCCTTGGAAAGATCCCTCGCAAG ATGACCGCATGTGGGGCTCGATCCAAGGattatttcaacaaatatgGTGATCTAAAGAGGATTCGGAGATTGAAGAACTTGTCTTTGGAGAAACTActtgttgaaaaatatacgTTTTCCGTGACTGATGCTCATGAATTTGTTGGTTTTCTTTGTCCCTTACTTGATTTTGACCCAGAGAAGCGACCAACTGCTCAACAGTGCCTACAACACCCTTGGCTTAATATCAGTAGTTAG